One stretch of Oceanimonas pelagia DNA includes these proteins:
- a CDS encoding YjiH family protein, translated as MEKTLTARASGTRNWLMFVLPSLAGILLFMTPVAWQGNLTIMIAVLAKSVQAALGAHLPAIVTGIITLSALLTLLGSLFRPAWLQNHAFFNTLFNVRPVWLVSRLLGALFVLLVYFQAGPELLYSGDTGGLVLNDLLPVLFSVFIFAGLLLPLLLDFGLLELVGTLLTGVMRPVFRLPGRSAVDCMASWLGDGSVGILLTSKQYEGHHYTQREAAVIGTTFSAVSITFSLVVLAQVKLEHMFLPFYGAVCLAGIVAAIVVPRLPPLCWKKDTFINGEARPANAETTPEGYSRLSHGLSLALARADRVEGLGQVARTGVHNALDMLLGVLPVVMAFGTLALVVAETTPLFSWLGVPFVPLLELLQIPEAVAASQTMVVGFADMFIPAILATSIESDMTRFVIAALSVTQLIYMSEVGALLLGSKIPVNIVELFVIFLMRTLVTLPVIALVAHWVF; from the coding sequence ATGGAGAAAACGCTGACGGCGCGCGCCAGTGGCACCCGCAACTGGCTGATGTTTGTGCTGCCCTCGCTGGCGGGCATTCTGCTGTTCATGACCCCCGTGGCCTGGCAGGGCAACCTCACCATCATGATTGCGGTGCTGGCCAAGAGCGTGCAGGCCGCTCTGGGGGCACACCTGCCTGCCATTGTGACCGGCATTATCACCCTGTCGGCACTGCTGACGCTGCTCGGCAGCCTGTTCAGGCCCGCCTGGCTGCAAAATCATGCCTTTTTCAATACCCTGTTCAATGTGCGGCCGGTGTGGCTGGTGAGCCGGCTGCTGGGTGCCCTGTTTGTGTTGCTGGTGTACTTTCAGGCCGGCCCCGAGCTGCTCTACAGCGGCGACACCGGTGGCCTGGTGCTGAACGATCTGCTGCCGGTGCTGTTTTCCGTGTTTATCTTTGCCGGCCTGCTGCTGCCGCTGCTGCTCGACTTCGGTCTGCTGGAGCTGGTGGGCACCCTGCTTACCGGGGTGATGCGACCGGTGTTTCGCCTGCCGGGACGCTCGGCGGTAGACTGCATGGCCTCCTGGCTGGGCGACGGCAGTGTGGGCATTCTGCTCACCAGCAAGCAGTATGAGGGACACCACTACACTCAGCGGGAAGCGGCGGTGATCGGCACCACCTTTTCGGCGGTGTCCATTACCTTCAGCCTGGTGGTGCTGGCCCAGGTCAAACTGGAGCACATGTTTCTGCCCTTTTATGGCGCCGTGTGCTTGGCGGGCATAGTGGCGGCCATTGTGGTGCCGCGGCTGCCGCCGCTGTGCTGGAAGAAAGACACCTTCATCAACGGCGAAGCCCGTCCGGCCAATGCCGAGACCACCCCGGAAGGTTACTCCCGCCTGAGCCACGGCCTGAGCTTGGCGCTGGCCCGCGCCGACAGGGTGGAAGGCCTGGGGCAGGTGGCGCGCACCGGCGTGCACAATGCCCTCGACATGTTGCTGGGTGTGTTGCCGGTGGTCATGGCGTTCGGCACCCTGGCGCTGGTGGTGGCGGAAACCACGCCGCTGTTCAGCTGGCTGGGCGTGCCCTTTGTGCCGCTGCTGGAGCTGCTGCAAATTCCCGAAGCGGTGGCCGCGTCCCAGACCATGGTGGTGGGCTTTGCCGACATGTTTATTCCGGCCATTCTCGCCACCTCCATCGAGAGCGACATGACCCGGTTTGTGATCGCCGCCTTGTCGGTAACCCAGCTTATCTACATGTCGGAAGTGGGCGCCCTGCTGCTGGGCAGCAAGATCCCGGTGAACATTGTTGAGCTGTTTGTGATCTTCCTGATGCGCACCCTGGTTACCCTGCCGGTGATCGCCCTGGTGGCACACTGGGTATTCTGA
- a CDS encoding DUF924 family protein, with the protein MYQNVLAFWFEELSPAQWWHKDAKLDAAIAERFGSLHERACQGELWQWRSGALGRLAEIIVLDQFSRNIHRGKPASFAADGMALALAQEAIRQGAEHGLSREQRLFLYMPFMHSESLGIHDQALVLFERLGLADNLDYERRHRRIIERFGRYPHRNAILGRPSTAEELVFLKQPGSGF; encoded by the coding sequence ATGTATCAAAATGTGCTGGCATTCTGGTTTGAAGAGCTGAGCCCGGCCCAGTGGTGGCACAAGGATGCTAAGCTGGATGCCGCCATTGCCGAACGTTTTGGCTCCCTGCATGAGCGGGCCTGCCAAGGCGAGCTGTGGCAATGGCGCAGCGGCGCACTGGGCCGGCTGGCGGAGATCATTGTGCTCGACCAGTTTTCCCGCAATATTCACCGGGGCAAACCGGCATCCTTTGCCGCCGACGGCATGGCCCTGGCGCTGGCTCAGGAGGCCATCCGCCAGGGCGCCGAACACGGCCTCAGCCGCGAGCAGCGGCTGTTTCTGTACATGCCCTTTATGCACAGCGAATCCCTCGGCATTCACGACCAGGCCCTGGTGTTGTTTGAACGGCTGGGCCTGGCCGACAACCTGGATTACGAGCGCCGCCATCGCCGTATTATCGAACGTTTCGGCCGCTATCCGCACCGTAATGCCATTCTGGGCCGGCCGTCCACGGCGGAAGAGCTGGTGTTTCTCAAACAGCCCGGCTCGGGATTCTGA
- a CDS encoding YccT family protein — MKLHVTLAALAAAGLCFGASAATFEAQQPYQIFLVNGEKTANTITKSIHEVTLNEGKNQLAIGYTNDYSNRNEVRVLNGEPVIIELADVPADAELTIDFKAPLNYQLAKQFLREQPEQLTVVDKRTGQPVDAELSTIPMPAGLDTAGGIQAYLKETRQAFNGRTEAAVAAAQAKFGDAVVDADAMEMLQHWWNAADADTRRAFQIWAIQQQ; from the coding sequence ATGAAACTGCATGTTACCCTTGCCGCCCTGGCCGCGGCCGGTCTGTGTTTTGGCGCCAGCGCCGCCACCTTTGAAGCCCAGCAGCCTTATCAGATTTTTCTGGTGAATGGCGAGAAAACCGCCAACACCATTACCAAAAGCATTCATGAAGTTACCCTGAACGAAGGCAAGAACCAGCTGGCCATCGGCTACACCAACGACTATTCCAACCGCAACGAAGTGCGGGTGCTGAACGGCGAGCCGGTGATCATTGAACTCGCCGACGTGCCTGCCGATGCCGAGCTGACCATCGACTTCAAGGCGCCGCTTAACTACCAGCTGGCCAAGCAGTTTCTGCGCGAGCAGCCGGAGCAACTGACCGTGGTGGACAAGCGTACCGGCCAGCCCGTTGACGCCGAGCTGTCTACCATTCCCATGCCCGCCGGGCTGGACACCGCCGGTGGCATTCAGGCATACCTGAAGGAAACCCGCCAGGCCTTTAACGGCCGCACCGAGGCCGCCGTGGCCGCCGCCCAGGCCAAGTTCGGTGACGCCGTGGTAGACGCCGACGCCATGGAAATGCTGCAACACTGGTGGAACGCCGCCGACGCCGACACCCGCCGCGCCTTTCAGATCTGGGCCATTCAGCAGCAGTAA
- the dinG gene encoding ATP-dependent DNA helicase DinG, with protein MPSADYRTLVRANYRQLSQSIQGFKPRREQNFLVAEIGKVLLGQHDPARRILVAEAGTGIGKSLAYLQACIPWARLNHKKLVISTATLALQEQLVNKDLPLFQPHCQPAFTFTLAKGRARYCCRQRLQSLVQGNSQMGMFDASEALTPAQQEQLAGLWRALEAGDWAGDRDSWPEPIIDALWAQLQTERHSCQPQLGHSHCPFHLARAELDKVDVIVVNHALLLADLAMGGGIILPEPESCVYVLDEAHHIAHIAREQGSARLALRAARRNLEQFNKQLPNLATALKDDGHSAVNRTQQALQQLIPSLTELHKQLQAALRSGDLAPDDQGCLRFAAGELPELLSHTLTTLKDEHKQLAQGLGRLQAQLAEALKQQPGNSVVSGAMAGVSLQQLHADEALSLCELMLRAVGPKHTPPARWLEQSKNDITLCATPLAVGHLLEQWCWSRAAAVIMVSATFTALNDFSYFRRAVGLRPDDGSQYLRLNSPFDYRSSRLIIPSLPCEPQEAGFDELLIKEIPRWLKDEQASLVLFSSYRQMNAVAAALRGKGHSLLVQGEAGRQALLELHRMKCDGGQPSVLFGTGSFAEGLDLPGHYLTNLIITKLPFAVPTSPVEEAMAEWISMSGGNPFMQLTVPEASRKLIQACGRLLRTETDRGRIVLLDRRLLTRRYGPALLNALPPFTRET; from the coding sequence ATGCCCAGCGCCGATTACCGCACGCTTGTGCGGGCCAACTACCGCCAGTTAAGTCAGTCGATTCAGGGCTTTAAGCCCAGACGGGAACAAAACTTCCTGGTGGCGGAAATCGGCAAGGTGCTGCTGGGCCAGCACGACCCGGCCCGGCGCATTCTGGTGGCCGAGGCCGGCACCGGCATTGGCAAGTCACTGGCCTATTTGCAGGCCTGCATTCCCTGGGCCCGGCTCAACCATAAAAAGCTGGTGATCTCCACCGCCACCCTGGCGCTGCAGGAGCAACTGGTGAACAAGGATCTGCCGTTGTTCCAGCCCCATTGCCAGCCCGCCTTTACCTTTACCCTGGCCAAGGGCCGGGCCCGCTATTGCTGCCGCCAGCGGCTGCAGAGCCTGGTGCAGGGTAACAGCCAGATGGGCATGTTTGACGCCAGCGAGGCGCTGACCCCGGCCCAGCAGGAGCAACTGGCCGGGTTGTGGCGGGCGCTGGAGGCGGGCGACTGGGCCGGGGATCGGGACAGCTGGCCCGAGCCCATTATTGATGCCCTGTGGGCGCAACTGCAAACCGAACGCCACAGTTGCCAGCCCCAGCTGGGCCACAGCCATTGCCCTTTTCACCTGGCCCGGGCCGAACTCGACAAGGTAGACGTCATTGTGGTGAACCACGCCCTGCTGCTGGCGGATCTGGCCATGGGCGGCGGCATTATTCTGCCCGAGCCGGAAAGCTGCGTGTATGTGCTGGACGAAGCCCACCACATTGCCCACATCGCCCGGGAGCAGGGCTCGGCCCGGCTGGCACTGCGTGCGGCCCGGCGCAACCTGGAGCAGTTCAACAAGCAGTTGCCAAACCTTGCCACCGCACTCAAGGATGACGGCCACAGCGCCGTTAACCGCACCCAGCAGGCGCTGCAACAGCTGATCCCTTCGCTAACGGAGCTGCACAAACAATTGCAGGCGGCCCTGCGCTCGGGAGATCTCGCTCCCGATGATCAGGGTTGCTTGCGCTTTGCCGCCGGCGAGCTGCCCGAGCTGCTGAGCCACACCCTCACCACCCTGAAGGACGAACACAAGCAGCTGGCCCAGGGGCTGGGACGATTGCAGGCCCAGCTTGCCGAAGCACTCAAGCAGCAGCCGGGCAACAGTGTGGTATCGGGCGCCATGGCCGGCGTCAGCCTGCAGCAGTTGCATGCCGACGAAGCCCTCAGCCTGTGCGAGCTGATGCTCAGGGCCGTGGGTCCCAAGCACACGCCGCCGGCACGCTGGCTGGAGCAGAGCAAGAACGACATTACCCTGTGCGCCACGCCGCTGGCGGTGGGTCATTTGCTGGAGCAATGGTGCTGGTCGCGGGCGGCGGCGGTGATCATGGTCTCGGCCACCTTTACCGCGCTCAATGACTTCAGCTATTTTCGCCGGGCGGTGGGCCTGCGGCCCGACGACGGCAGCCAGTATTTGCGGCTGAACTCCCCCTTTGATTACCGGAGCTCGCGCCTGATTATTCCGTCACTGCCCTGCGAACCCCAGGAGGCGGGCTTTGATGAACTACTGATAAAGGAAATTCCCCGCTGGCTGAAGGATGAGCAGGCCAGCCTGGTGCTGTTTTCGTCCTACCGGCAAATGAACGCGGTGGCCGCGGCGCTGCGCGGCAAGGGCCATTCGCTGCTGGTGCAGGGAGAGGCCGGCCGCCAGGCGCTGCTGGAGCTGCACCGCATGAAGTGCGACGGCGGCCAGCCCAGCGTGCTGTTTGGCACCGGCAGCTTTGCCGAGGGGCTGGATTTGCCCGGCCATTACCTCACCAACCTGATCATCACCAAACTGCCCTTTGCCGTGCCCACCTCGCCGGTGGAAGAAGCCATGGCTGAATGGATCAGCATGAGCGGCGGCAATCCCTTTATGCAGCTCACCGTGCCCGAAGCATCGCGCAAACTGATCCAGGCCTGTGGCCGGCTGCTGCGCACCGAAACCGACCGGGGCCGCATTGTGCTGCTGGACCGGCGCCTGCTCACCCGTCGCTATGGCCCGGCGCTGCTCAATGCCCTGCCCCCCTTTACACGGGAAACGTGA
- a CDS encoding porin, with protein sequence MKKTILALTIPALFATSASAVTVYSDEGAQVDIYGRVQYEAGALDYQAAKPEKAENFGGLGEARLGTNIKYALNNDVDLIGKLEWQVAAEKSDGSKFDSRYAWAGFRFMDTTDLTVGRVNSPYAQLLDYTDVLNVFGGIAAYGSELGTTDKVDDMVRVAYAANGVDLRAGYSFNDADKQDTNTGEENRWSVSAGYTLPMGLGFGAAYEQIAFNNGADQDNWIAGVNYTLDGLYVAAIYTEQEKDVLGGGKNESEGYELHAQYNVDAWTVLAQYSNEEYTPAGGSSEDTVDAITLGVQYSLTPKAKLYGEYLISDVADEDDLYGVGIQYNF encoded by the coding sequence ATGAAAAAAACGATTCTTGCACTGACCATCCCTGCGCTGTTCGCTACCTCTGCCAGCGCTGTGACCGTTTACTCCGACGAAGGCGCCCAGGTTGATATCTATGGCCGCGTACAATACGAAGCTGGCGCTCTGGATTATCAGGCTGCCAAGCCTGAAAAAGCAGAAAACTTCGGTGGTTTGGGGGAAGCCCGTCTGGGTACCAACATCAAATATGCCCTGAACAACGACGTGGATCTGATCGGTAAGCTGGAATGGCAGGTTGCTGCTGAGAAGTCTGACGGCTCCAAGTTTGATTCCCGTTACGCCTGGGCCGGCTTCCGCTTTATGGACACCACCGACCTGACTGTGGGCCGTGTGAACAGCCCCTATGCTCAGCTGCTGGATTACACCGACGTGCTGAACGTGTTTGGTGGTATTGCAGCATACGGCTCTGAGCTGGGTACTACCGATAAGGTAGACGACATGGTGCGTGTAGCTTACGCCGCCAATGGTGTTGACCTGCGTGCCGGTTACTCTTTCAACGATGCCGACAAACAAGACACTAACACTGGCGAAGAAAATCGCTGGTCTGTGTCTGCCGGTTACACCCTGCCGATGGGTCTGGGTTTTGGTGCTGCCTACGAGCAAATCGCTTTCAATAATGGCGCAGACCAGGACAACTGGATTGCCGGTGTGAACTACACCCTGGATGGCCTGTACGTAGCCGCCATTTACACCGAGCAGGAAAAAGACGTTCTGGGCGGTGGCAAAAACGAGTCTGAAGGTTACGAGCTGCACGCTCAGTACAATGTAGACGCCTGGACCGTACTGGCTCAGTACTCCAATGAAGAATACACCCCCGCTGGTGGTTCCTCTGAAGATACTGTTGACGCCATCACTCTGGGTGTTCAGTACAGCCTGACTCCGAAAGCCAAGCTGTACGGTGAATACCTGATCAGCGACGTGGCTGACGAAGACGACCTGTACGGCGTTGGTATTCAATATAACTTCTAA
- the ltrA gene encoding group II intron reverse transcriptase/maturase: MSASKPAAAAATLVVSAFSHPTDWHSIHWRQVHRRVRGLQVRIAEATKNQQWRRVKQLQRLLVRSFAARALAVKRVTENRGKRTAGVDGAIWSTPDTKWQAIGRLTRTGYRPQPLRRVYIPKSNGKRRPLGIPTMHDRAMQALYLLALEPVAETTGDLNSYGFRPHRSTADAIAQCRNALSRKLQGPWVLEGDIKGFFDNISHDWILRHVPLDRQVLRKWLASGYMEKGRLFATTAGTPQGGIISPVIANMVLDGLETRLAALCQTRADILALRIKYVRYADDFIVTGSSKELLETRVKPLIEAFMAERGVELSAEKTLITHIDDGFDFLGKNLRKYKGKLLIKPSKKNVKAFLSKVSDELKRYRMAPAWQVVMRLNPMIRGWVNYHRHGSSSQTFSYVDHRLWHMLWRWAKRRHSNKPRRWIAQKYFGQQRGRKWVFFGTPPDGKTLFLVQANQTTIKWHAKIRSEANPYDPKFEQYFEKRQLERLKENRLWTSKLKLIWEKQQRRCPLCGEPFRDNDDWDLHHIIYRTRGGGDESTNLVMLHPNCHRQYHAKTDSKEAGVYVK; this comes from the coding sequence ATGAGTGCATCCAAACCAGCGGCAGCCGCCGCGACTCTGGTTGTATCTGCATTCTCCCATCCGACCGACTGGCACAGTATTCACTGGCGTCAGGTTCATCGGCGGGTGCGGGGGCTACAGGTACGGATCGCAGAGGCAACCAAGAACCAGCAATGGCGACGCGTCAAGCAGTTGCAGCGCCTGCTGGTACGCTCGTTTGCAGCGCGTGCGCTGGCCGTCAAACGAGTCACTGAAAATCGAGGCAAACGGACCGCCGGGGTGGACGGAGCAATCTGGAGTACGCCCGACACCAAATGGCAGGCCATAGGTCGTCTGACGCGAACGGGGTATCGCCCTCAGCCGCTCAGACGGGTTTATATTCCCAAGAGCAACGGTAAACGCCGTCCGCTCGGGATCCCCACCATGCACGACAGGGCCATGCAGGCGTTATATCTGCTGGCGTTGGAGCCGGTGGCGGAAACCACGGGAGACCTTAATTCCTACGGCTTCCGGCCCCACAGATCTACCGCTGACGCGATAGCGCAATGTCGTAATGCGTTGTCACGAAAGCTACAGGGCCCTTGGGTTCTAGAAGGGGATATCAAGGGGTTCTTTGACAATATCAGCCACGACTGGATACTGCGCCACGTCCCCCTGGACCGGCAGGTACTCAGAAAATGGCTGGCATCCGGGTACATGGAGAAAGGCAGGCTGTTTGCAACCACGGCAGGTACACCGCAAGGTGGCATTATCTCGCCGGTCATTGCGAACATGGTGCTGGATGGGCTCGAAACTCGTTTGGCTGCGTTATGCCAGACTCGGGCAGACATACTGGCGCTGCGCATCAAATATGTCAGGTATGCCGATGACTTCATCGTGACCGGCAGTTCGAAAGAGCTGCTGGAAACAAGAGTAAAACCGCTGATCGAGGCCTTTATGGCGGAGAGAGGGGTGGAGCTGTCGGCAGAGAAAACCCTGATCACGCATATTGATGATGGTTTTGACTTTCTCGGCAAGAACCTGCGTAAGTACAAGGGTAAGCTGCTGATCAAACCAAGTAAAAAGAATGTGAAAGCGTTCTTGAGCAAGGTCAGTGACGAGCTGAAACGGTACAGGATGGCACCGGCATGGCAGGTGGTGATGCGGCTCAACCCGATGATTCGGGGCTGGGTCAACTACCACCGTCATGGGTCGTCCTCGCAAACGTTCTCCTACGTGGACCATCGGCTGTGGCACATGCTGTGGCGATGGGCGAAACGCAGGCACTCCAATAAGCCCAGACGCTGGATCGCCCAGAAGTACTTTGGGCAGCAGCGGGGCCGGAAGTGGGTATTCTTCGGAACGCCCCCGGATGGGAAAACGTTGTTTCTGGTGCAAGCGAACCAGACAACAATAAAGTGGCACGCCAAGATCAGAAGCGAAGCCAATCCCTATGATCCGAAGTTCGAGCAGTACTTTGAGAAGCGTCAGTTGGAGCGACTCAAGGAGAACCGGCTTTGGACCAGCAAGCTCAAGCTGATATGGGAGAAGCAACAGCGCCGTTGCCCGCTTTGCGGGGAACCGTTCCGGGATAATGATGACTGGGATTTACACCACATCATCTACCGGACACGGGGTGGCGGTGATGAAAGCACGAACCTGGTAATGCTGCATCCAAATTGTCACCGGCAGTACCATGCCAAGACAGACAGTAAGGAAGCTGGTGTCTATGTTAAGTAG
- a CDS encoding transcriptional regulator, TraR/DksA family protein, whose product MSSNITEHELEQRLLAVAEERRQGFLHRLRELDAGLAARLHAVSPDEWADHPSLAAWPQLQPQLTLLRQADAALCQWQLGLYGLCSDCEAELEPVQLLADPCRQRCDSCEQKYQKAQHASWTL is encoded by the coding sequence ATGAGCAGCAATATTACCGAACACGAGCTTGAGCAGCGGCTGCTGGCGGTGGCGGAAGAACGCCGCCAGGGCTTTTTGCACCGGCTGCGGGAGCTGGATGCCGGACTGGCCGCCCGGCTGCACGCCGTGTCCCCCGACGAATGGGCCGACCACCCGTCCCTGGCGGCCTGGCCGCAACTGCAACCACAACTGACACTGCTGCGTCAGGCAGACGCCGCCCTGTGCCAGTGGCAGCTGGGCCTGTACGGCCTGTGCAGCGACTGTGAAGCCGAGCTCGAGCCGGTGCAACTGCTGGCGGATCCGTGCCGGCAGCGTTGTGACAGCTGTGAACAGAAGTATCAGAAAGCCCAGCATGCCAGCTGGACGCTGTGA
- the dusC gene encoding tRNA dihydrouridine(16) synthase DusC, whose product MRLILAPMEGVLDHLMRDLLTRLNPFDLCVTEFVRVVDMRLPPRVFHRLCPELHQGCKTPAGTPVRIQLLGQEPDWLAENADQACRLGAEGIDLNFGCPAKTVNKHRGGAALLADSEQLYRIGKAVRAAVPAHLPVSAKIRLGLEQRDSYLENSQALADAGISELAVHARSKKDGYRPPAWWPLVAEIRQRLTIPVIVNGEIWSAEQAAQAQQQSGCADVMLGRGALALPNLAATIKTGGAAMTWPEVIELLQTYSGLEVAGDKGMYYPNRIKQWLNYLKLQYTEARELFAAIRTLTHTDDIRRVLDNMRAEG is encoded by the coding sequence ATGCGCCTGATCCTGGCCCCGATGGAAGGGGTGCTCGACCATTTAATGCGGGACCTGCTCACCCGCCTGAACCCTTTTGATCTGTGTGTCACCGAATTCGTGCGGGTGGTGGACATGCGCCTGCCGCCAAGAGTGTTTCACCGTTTGTGCCCCGAGCTGCATCAGGGCTGCAAAACCCCCGCCGGCACCCCGGTGCGCATTCAGCTGCTGGGCCAGGAGCCGGACTGGCTGGCGGAAAACGCCGATCAGGCCTGCCGGCTGGGCGCCGAGGGCATAGATCTCAACTTTGGCTGCCCGGCCAAAACCGTGAACAAGCACAGAGGCGGCGCCGCCCTGCTGGCCGACAGCGAACAGCTTTATCGCATTGGCAAGGCGGTGCGCGCGGCCGTGCCCGCGCACCTGCCGGTGAGCGCCAAAATCCGCCTGGGGCTGGAACAGCGCGACAGCTATCTGGAAAACAGCCAGGCCCTGGCCGATGCCGGCATCAGCGAACTGGCGGTGCACGCCCGCAGCAAAAAGGACGGCTACCGTCCGCCGGCCTGGTGGCCCCTGGTGGCGGAAATCAGGCAACGGCTCACCATTCCGGTGATCGTGAACGGCGAAATCTGGAGCGCGGAGCAGGCCGCTCAGGCCCAGCAACAAAGCGGCTGTGCGGATGTGATGCTGGGCCGGGGTGCCCTCGCCCTGCCCAACCTGGCCGCCACCATCAAGACCGGCGGCGCCGCCATGACCTGGCCCGAGGTGATTGAGCTGCTGCAAACCTATTCCGGGCTGGAAGTGGCCGGCGACAAGGGCATGTATTACCCCAACCGCATCAAACAGTGGCTCAACTACCTCAAGCTGCAATATACAGAGGCCAGGGAGCTGTTCGCCGCCATTCGCACTCTGACCCACACCGACGACATACGCCGGGTGCTGGATAACATGCGGGCCGAAGGGTAA
- a CDS encoding YbaN family protein yields MRILFALLGSISLGLGLLGAFLPVLPTTPFVLLSAFCFGKSSPGVHRWLVNHRWFGGMIQDWQTHRGLRLPVRRRALWLMAASFTLSIYLVPLWWVRGLLVLTFIALAWWMCRLPVVPERPVVAMEQTRP; encoded by the coding sequence ATGCGTATATTGTTTGCACTGCTGGGGAGCATTTCACTGGGGCTGGGGTTGCTTGGTGCCTTTTTACCGGTGCTGCCCACCACGCCGTTTGTGCTGCTGTCGGCCTTTTGTTTTGGCAAGTCGTCTCCCGGTGTGCACCGCTGGCTGGTTAACCACCGCTGGTTTGGCGGCATGATTCAGGACTGGCAAACCCACCGGGGTCTGCGGCTTCCTGTGCGCCGGCGGGCGCTGTGGCTGATGGCGGCGAGTTTCACCCTGTCCATTTATCTGGTGCCGCTGTGGTGGGTACGCGGCCTGCTGGTGCTCACCTTTATTGCGCTGGCGTGGTGGATGTGCCGGCTGCCGGTGGTGCCCGAGCGCCCCGTGGTTGCAATGGAGCAGACGAGGCCCTAA
- the apt gene encoding adenine phosphoribosyltransferase: MKQDTLKLIANSIVSIPDYPKPGIVFRDITGLVENGEAFRQTIDTLVEHYRHSGVRKVLGTEARGFIFGAPVAAALGVGFIPARKPGKLPREVVEVSYELEYGSDKLQIHADSIVPGEKVLIIDDLLATGGTVEAAVKLVRRCGGEVQDAAFVIGLPALGGMQRLNRLGVRVTSLVEFDGH; encoded by the coding sequence ATGAAACAAGACACCCTCAAGCTGATTGCAAACAGCATCGTTTCCATTCCCGATTACCCCAAGCCCGGCATTGTGTTTCGTGACATCACCGGCCTGGTGGAAAACGGCGAGGCCTTTCGCCAGACCATAGACACCCTGGTGGAGCACTATCGTCACTCCGGTGTGCGCAAGGTGCTGGGCACCGAAGCCCGGGGCTTTATTTTTGGTGCACCGGTGGCGGCGGCGCTGGGCGTGGGCTTTATTCCGGCGCGCAAGCCGGGCAAGTTGCCCCGGGAAGTGGTGGAAGTGTCCTATGAGCTGGAATACGGCTCCGACAAGCTGCAGATCCACGCCGACTCCATTGTGCCCGGCGAAAAGGTGCTGATCATCGACGATCTGCTGGCCACCGGCGGCACCGTGGAGGCGGCGGTCAAGCTGGTGCGCCGCTGTGGCGGCGAGGTGCAGGATGCGGCTTTTGTGATTGGTCTGCCGGCCCTGGGCGGAATGCAGCGGCTCAACCGGCTGGGCGTGCGCGTGACCAGCCTGGTTGAATTTGACGGCCACTAA